A window of the Streptomyces sp. NBC_00250 genome harbors these coding sequences:
- a CDS encoding TIGR03086 family metal-binding protein has product MNEIHAHLTNCAAEAARVTRGISPEQLAGPSGCTGWTVRELANHLVLYTSHGLEHRAMRTQLPDELVARDFAADADWPERYAAQLDRALAAWAKPEAWDGDVDFGGGSTMPAGEIAAMLVAELALHGWDLARATGQDFTLPEDTGVYLLGVVERYAEMYRTYEGFAAPTSVEPHASAFTRALATSGRTP; this is encoded by the coding sequence ATGAACGAGATCCACGCACACCTCACCAACTGCGCCGCCGAAGCCGCCCGGGTCACCCGTGGCATCAGCCCGGAGCAGCTCGCCGGACCGTCCGGCTGCACCGGCTGGACCGTCCGAGAGCTCGCCAACCACCTCGTCCTCTACACCTCGCATGGCCTCGAACACCGCGCCATGCGCACCCAGCTTCCAGACGAGCTGGTCGCGCGCGACTTCGCTGCCGACGCCGACTGGCCCGAGCGGTACGCGGCCCAGCTCGATCGGGCACTCGCCGCCTGGGCGAAGCCCGAGGCGTGGGACGGCGACGTCGACTTCGGTGGCGGCAGCACGATGCCCGCCGGTGAGATCGCCGCCATGCTCGTCGCCGAACTCGCCCTGCACGGCTGGGACCTGGCCCGTGCGACGGGCCAGGACTTCACACTGCCTGAGGACACCGGCGTTTACCTCCTCGGCGTCGTCGAGCGCTACGCCGAGATGTACCGCACGTACGAAGGCTTCGCCGCCCCGACCTCGGTGGAGCCCCACGCCTCCGCCTTCACCCGCGCCCTCGCAACGAGCGGCCGCACGCCCTGA
- a CDS encoding cupin domain-containing protein, which translates to MAQQTFDPNRLTFEQGVERIKSAVRESGLDVEGRIITSRDAGVEKAMKLLEVDNVPPGFRKWQLPVYMACESQLYITVAEPGAQASPHAHNGGAGIRFIASGSIVYNGYELTAGDWMYVPAGTEYSFEVGRYGALMCYCYCCSCA; encoded by the coding sequence ATGGCACAGCAGACCTTCGATCCCAACAGGCTCACGTTCGAGCAGGGAGTGGAGCGGATCAAGAGCGCTGTCCGCGAGAGCGGACTCGACGTCGAGGGTCGCATCATCACGTCGAGGGACGCGGGGGTCGAGAAGGCGATGAAGCTTCTCGAGGTCGACAATGTCCCACCGGGGTTCCGCAAGTGGCAGCTTCCGGTGTACATGGCCTGTGAGTCCCAGCTCTACATCACGGTTGCCGAGCCGGGTGCACAGGCGTCCCCGCACGCGCACAACGGCGGTGCCGGCATCCGGTTCATCGCGAGCGGGTCGATCGTCTACAACGGCTATGAGCTCACCGCCGGGGACTGGATGTACGTCCCGGCGGGCACGGAGTACTCCTTCGAGGTCGGGCGCTACGGCGCGCTCATGTGCTACTGCTACTGCTGTTCCTGCGCCTGA
- a CDS encoding multicopper oxidase family protein, whose translation MLKAIPVAGLAAVASGSLGWRREAAASTFFPQPAVSTSQPAPDSPSPVLEQTLDVRFTEVSVPGYGRITTRTYNGTIPGPTVRVRGGQTLRLTHINGLPPNPPHTGGHNTPHHPNSFNLHTHGMHVSPSGLADNVLREFAPRTPDEAAAGAPEPRYVTTVHVPADHPAGTYWYHPHLHGAIAEQIVGGMAGVIIVEGDVDEVPEIRAAADLVVCINELKVKGGKIPAFTSGAWVAGVPSTFTVNGTVNPTLRLRPGEVQRWRLVAATAFTALRLRIAGDREGLQMHQIAQDGVTFARPVAQNLLDLSMGNRADVLVRGAAPGRYELRAEGVPGPLMTIEVAGEPCQPPMELPASLPPGKPFLDERDIANPHADREVIFHADARVFAGAFPNAFRILGTGATPAADPDGDLTRDPAYGLFDPDHTNHTLRLGTIERWSIRTDETVPAHSHPFHLHTNQVLLTHRNGQRLDPPIWHDTIGLTGGKPGDSATFLVKYEDFTGRTIAHCHQLHHEDLGMMQVVDYVDR comes from the coding sequence ATGCTGAAGGCCATCCCCGTCGCAGGTCTGGCGGCGGTGGCCAGCGGGTCGCTGGGCTGGCGACGCGAGGCTGCGGCGTCGACCTTCTTCCCGCAGCCTGCTGTGTCGACCTCGCAGCCGGCACCCGATTCGCCATCGCCGGTGCTGGAGCAGACGCTCGACGTCCGGTTCACAGAGGTCTCGGTGCCGGGATACGGCCGGATCACCACGCGCACCTACAACGGGACGATCCCGGGCCCGACCGTGCGCGTGCGCGGCGGGCAGACTCTGCGTCTTACGCACATCAACGGTCTTCCGCCCAACCCGCCCCACACCGGCGGCCACAACACACCGCACCACCCCAACAGCTTCAATCTGCACACCCACGGGATGCATGTCTCCCCGTCAGGGCTCGCCGACAACGTCCTGCGAGAGTTCGCGCCACGCACCCCGGACGAGGCCGCCGCCGGCGCCCCGGAGCCGCGGTACGTGACGACCGTCCACGTGCCGGCCGACCACCCCGCCGGGACCTACTGGTACCACCCGCATCTGCACGGTGCCATTGCCGAGCAGATCGTCGGGGGCATGGCCGGAGTGATCATCGTCGAGGGTGACGTCGACGAGGTCCCCGAGATCAGGGCGGCCGCCGACCTTGTTGTGTGCATCAACGAACTCAAGGTCAAAGGCGGCAAGATCCCCGCTTTTACCTCGGGCGCCTGGGTGGCCGGCGTCCCTTCGACCTTCACCGTCAACGGCACGGTCAACCCCACCCTCCGGCTGCGTCCCGGTGAGGTGCAGCGTTGGAGGCTGGTTGCCGCGACCGCGTTCACCGCCCTGCGACTCCGGATCGCCGGAGACCGCGAAGGCCTGCAGATGCACCAGATCGCGCAGGACGGCGTCACCTTCGCCAGGCCCGTCGCCCAGAACCTGCTGGACCTGTCCATGGGCAACCGCGCCGATGTCCTGGTCCGGGGCGCCGCCCCCGGCCGGTACGAGCTGCGGGCCGAAGGGGTGCCCGGGCCGCTCATGACGATCGAGGTCGCGGGAGAGCCCTGCCAGCCGCCGATGGAACTGCCTGCCTCGCTTCCGCCGGGCAAGCCGTTCCTCGACGAGAGGGACATCGCCAACCCCCACGCGGACCGGGAGGTGATCTTCCACGCCGACGCGCGCGTCTTCGCCGGGGCGTTCCCGAATGCCTTCCGCATCCTGGGCACCGGCGCCACCCCAGCGGCCGACCCCGACGGTGATCTCACCCGCGACCCCGCCTACGGCCTGTTCGACCCCGACCACACCAACCACACCCTGCGCCTCGGCACCATCGAGCGCTGGAGCATCCGTACTGACGAAACCGTGCCGGCGCACAGCCATCCCTTCCACCTGCACACCAACCAGGTCCTCCTCACCCACCGCAACGGCCAACGGCTCGATCCGCCGATCTGGCACGACACCATCGGGCTGACCGGCGGCAAACCCGGAGACTCAGCCACCTTCCTGGTCAAGTACGAGGACTTCACCGGCCGCACCATCGCCCACTGCCACCAGCTCCACCACGAAGACCTCGGCATGATGCAAGTCGTCGACTATGTAGACCGTTAG